One Esox lucius isolate fEsoLuc1 chromosome 1, fEsoLuc1.pri, whole genome shotgun sequence genomic region harbors:
- the LOC105031643 gene encoding putative gustatory receptor clone PTE03, producing MLTLESLSIAPSGVYPAFIFGTLTYCFIVFCNMTVLATIALDRKLHKPMFILLFNMPINDLIGATALFPQLVVSILTQNRSISYPACFIQALLIHLYGVGSLTILTVMAYDRYIAICCPLRYNYIMSQKNVIKIIIVMWLLVITLTVVLLSLVTRFKICRTRIVDLNCNNPSLVKLICDDTRINNYYGIFLTAFVQGIPLIVVIFTYIHILLTCVMNKSSDAKSKAIQTCGTHLVVFLFLEFNSCFGLMAYRFEKVSPSLRSAFGLSVIIFPPILNPLIYGLKTKEIRQNVLRFFNQKVSSVQ from the coding sequence ATGTTGACCTTGGAATCACTGTCCATAGCTCCATCAGGTGTTTATCCAGCATTCATTTTTGGAACTCTTACATACTGCTTCATTGTATTTTGTAACATGACTGTATTAGCTACCATAGCCCTGGACAGGAAGTTGCATAAACCAATGTTTATCCTGCTCTTCAACATGCCTATCAATGACTTAATTGGGGCTACAGCCTTGTTCCCTCAGCTAGTTGTGAGCATCCTGACTCAGAACAGGTCCATCTCTTACCCTGCATGTTTCATCCAAGCTCTGCTGATTCACCTGTACGGAGTGGGTTCCTTAACTATACTGACTGTCATGGCTTATGACAGATATATCGCTATCTGCTGTCCGCTGAGGTATAACTACATCATGAgtcagaaaaatgtaattaaaattataattgtaatgtGGCTCTTGGTTATTACTCTGACAGTGGTTCTGCTGTCACTGGTCACTCGCTTTAAAATCTGCAGAACAAGAATAGTGGACCTGAATTGTAACAATCCATCATTGGTGAAGCTAATTTGTGATGACACCCGGATAAACAATTACTATGGGATATTTTTAACTGCATTTGTTCAAGGCATACCGTTGATTGTGGTTATATTCACATATATCCATATTCTACTCACCTGTGTCATGAATAAGTCATCTGATGCTAAGAGCAAAGCTATTCAGACATGTGGTACACATCTTGTAGTGTTCCTATTCTTAGAGTTCAATTCCTGCTTTGGCCTGATGGCTTATCGATTTGAGAAGGTATCCCCTTCCTTGAGGAGTGCTTTTGGATTATCAGTTATCATTTTCCCTCCTATTTTGAATCCTCTCATTTATGgtctaaaaacaaaagaaattcGTCAAAATGTTCTGCGATTCTTCAATCAAAAGGTATCTTCAGTTCAATAA